One window of Rasiella rasia genomic DNA carries:
- a CDS encoding SulP family inorganic anion transporter has translation MWQKTIKNFTQNPKNDILSGLTVALALVPEAVAFAFVAGIDPLVGLYGAFMMGIITALFGGRPGMISGATGAMAVVMVHLISKGNEVGEALATPIENLGLQWLFITLLAVGGIQILAGVLRLGKFVRLIPHPVMMGFVNGLAIVIFKSQLGLFPEVAVEGISIVNNTGEWFSALFSNQDFWIMLGLVALTMAIMYGLPKLTKKIPAALTAIIIVAALVIFGKIDVSTVGSFIRDGGGDGLQGGLPTFQDQIFTLFYTLQDNIWTVLSYAFILAAIGLIESLMTLSLIDEMTETRGSGNRECVAQGGANILNGLFGGMGGCAMIGQSIININSGGRGRLSGTIAAVALLCFVLFGAPLIEQIPIAALVGVMFMVVIGTFAWSSFRILNKIPLTDAIVLIAVSAITVWQDLAIAVIAGVIMSALSFAWKSATMIRARKHIKEDGTKVYEIWGPLFFGSTTAFNSKFDVNGDPKHVEIDFIESKISDHSGVEALRNLANKYIDSGKKVTLTHLSPDCKAMLLKWNPEFSTIIQDAIDDPRYHVVTDMMDSEV, from the coding sequence ATGTGGCAGAAAACAATAAAGAACTTTACTCAGAATCCCAAGAACGATATTCTTTCTGGATTAACCGTAGCACTTGCGCTGGTTCCAGAGGCAGTTGCATTTGCATTTGTTGCAGGAATAGACCCATTAGTGGGACTCTATGGCGCATTTATGATGGGAATTATTACAGCCCTATTTGGTGGGCGCCCAGGAATGATATCTGGTGCTACTGGAGCCATGGCTGTAGTAATGGTTCATCTTATTTCGAAAGGGAACGAAGTTGGTGAAGCATTAGCCACTCCAATAGAAAACCTAGGTTTACAATGGTTATTTATTACCCTACTTGCCGTTGGTGGTATTCAAATATTAGCGGGTGTACTTCGCTTGGGTAAATTTGTACGTTTAATTCCGCATCCTGTAATGATGGGCTTTGTGAATGGTCTCGCCATTGTGATATTTAAGTCGCAATTAGGTCTATTTCCTGAAGTTGCAGTAGAGGGAATTTCAATAGTAAACAATACTGGAGAATGGTTTAGTGCTTTGTTTAGCAATCAAGACTTCTGGATTATGCTTGGTCTAGTTGCACTAACCATGGCCATAATGTACGGCCTGCCTAAGCTTACAAAAAAAATACCTGCCGCGCTTACAGCTATTATAATTGTAGCGGCCTTGGTTATCTTCGGAAAGATTGACGTAAGCACCGTAGGTTCTTTTATTAGAGATGGTGGCGGTGATGGTCTACAAGGCGGACTGCCTACCTTCCAAGATCAAATTTTCACATTATTTTACACACTACAAGATAATATATGGACAGTTTTATCGTATGCCTTTATTCTTGCTGCAATTGGTTTAATAGAATCACTAATGACCTTAAGCCTTATAGATGAAATGACCGAGACAAGAGGTAGTGGTAACCGTGAATGTGTAGCGCAAGGAGGTGCAAATATTCTTAACGGACTCTTTGGCGGTATGGGCGGATGTGCAATGATTGGTCAGAGTATTATTAATATAAATTCTGGCGGACGTGGAAGGCTTTCGGGTACTATTGCCGCAGTTGCGTTGCTTTGCTTTGTATTATTTGGTGCGCCATTAATCGAGCAAATTCCTATTGCTGCACTGGTTGGGGTAATGTTTATGGTAGTGATTGGTACGTTTGCTTGGAGTAGCTTTAGAATTCTTAATAAAATTCCTTTAACAGATGCTATTGTATTAATTGCCGTATCGGCCATAACTGTATGGCAAGATTTAGCGATTGCTGTTATTGCTGGGGTAATTATGAGCGCATTGTCATTTGCATGGAAAAGTGCTACAATGATTCGTGCACGCAAACACATAAAAGAAGATGGCACCAAGGTATATGAAATCTGGGGGCCCTTATTCTTTGGATCTACAACGGCGTTTAATAGTAAATTTGACGTAAATGGAGATCCAAAACACGTAGAAATAGATTTCATTGAATCTAAAATTTCAGATCATTCTGGTGTTGAAGCCTTACGAAACTTAGCAAATAAGTACATTGACAGCGGTAAAAAGGTAACGCTCACACACCTTAGCCCAGATTGCAAAGCCATGCTTCTAAAATGGAACCCAGAATTTAGTACCATTATTCAAGACGCAATTGATGACCCTCGCTACCACGTAGTAACAGACATGATGGATTCTGAAGTTTAA
- a CDS encoding peptidylprolyl isomerase — MKKISLYALVILTLAVTMTACEDKYPELGDGVYAEFITNKGTFVAKLYNEETPLTVANFVGLAEGKNEMVDSTYKGKPYFNGLTFHRVMKDFMIQGGDPLASGMGNPGYVFPDEFVDTLKHDRPGILSMANGGPDNNGSQFFVTVKPTPWLDGKHSVFGEIVIGYDIVEAISLVPVTKPGDKPIDDVIMQEVNIINKGNQKVMNFSDKMADIEAEEKAKLEQMNKMKSDKAQMFVAKKGEATELDSGLKMLYTEKGDGPQPAIGDKVLVHCTGYLTNGDLFFTTYKDVAIDYDVLNPRNPYDPLTTDYSPEAQLIAGFREGLLDMKFGDKALMYIPSHLGYGEAGNPRARIPGNTDLVFEVELVGPAN; from the coding sequence ATGAAAAAAATATCGCTTTATGCCCTTGTTATTTTAACCTTGGCAGTAACCATGACAGCTTGTGAAGACAAGTATCCAGAATTAGGAGATGGAGTTTATGCCGAATTTATTACGAATAAAGGAACTTTCGTAGCAAAACTATATAACGAAGAAACACCACTTACAGTGGCAAACTTCGTAGGGTTAGCTGAAGGGAAAAATGAAATGGTAGATTCTACCTATAAAGGAAAGCCTTACTTTAACGGACTTACCTTTCACCGTGTCATGAAAGACTTTATGATTCAAGGAGGAGATCCTTTGGCAAGTGGAATGGGGAACCCAGGATATGTATTCCCAGATGAATTTGTAGATACACTAAAACACGACAGACCCGGAATTTTATCAATGGCCAATGGAGGTCCTGATAACAATGGAAGTCAGTTTTTTGTGACTGTAAAGCCTACACCGTGGCTAGATGGCAAGCATTCTGTTTTTGGAGAGATTGTAATTGGATACGACATTGTAGAAGCAATTAGCTTAGTTCCGGTGACAAAACCTGGCGACAAACCTATTGACGATGTCATCATGCAGGAGGTAAATATTATCAATAAAGGAAATCAGAAAGTGATGAACTTTAGCGATAAAATGGCCGATATTGAAGCTGAAGAAAAAGCGAAGCTTGAACAAATGAACAAAATGAAGAGTGATAAAGCTCAGATGTTTGTAGCCAAAAAGGGAGAAGCAACCGAATTAGATTCTGGTTTAAAAATGCTATACACTGAAAAAGGTGATGGCCCACAACCAGCAATTGGTGATAAAGTACTAGTACATTGTACAGGCTACCTTACTAATGGAGACCTTTTCTTTACTACCTATAAGGATGTAGCCATAGACTATGACGTGTTAAACCCTAGAAACCCATACGACCCATTAACAACAGATTATAGTCCAGAAGCACAGCTCATTGCTGGTTTTAGAGAAGGACTGTTGGATATGAAATTTGGTGACAAAGCCCTCATGTATATCCCGTCACACCTAGGATATGGCGAAGCTGGAAACCCAAGAGCTAGAATACCAGGAAATACCGATCTGGTATTTGAAGTCGAACTCGTTGGACCAGCCAACTAA
- the gldI gene encoding gliding motility-associated peptidyl-prolyl isomerase GldI, giving the protein MHKFSYVLLLLMLVVSCKSPEARRPEQRFSGSFIKKSAERNKELYQKEEAFITQLIAQSPDTEFESSPNGFWYFYNSKDTLATAVPKKGDVVTFTYNVKDLKGATILTEADNGLQHYKIDESNQELISGIRDGLKLMKEGETITFIFPSYKAYGYYGIEEKLATNTPIQSTVTLKSIETTENN; this is encoded by the coding sequence ATGCATAAATTTTCTTACGTCCTACTATTGCTCATGCTTGTGGTATCTTGTAAAAGTCCAGAAGCACGCAGGCCCGAACAGCGCTTTTCAGGGAGTTTTATTAAAAAATCTGCCGAGAGAAACAAAGAATTGTACCAAAAAGAAGAGGCATTTATTACGCAACTTATCGCTCAAAGCCCAGATACAGAATTTGAATCGTCTCCTAATGGCTTTTGGTATTTCTACAATAGTAAAGACACGTTAGCAACTGCGGTGCCAAAAAAAGGAGACGTAGTGACATTTACGTATAATGTGAAAGACCTTAAAGGCGCTACCATTCTAACTGAAGCTGATAATGGACTGCAACACTATAAGATAGATGAAAGCAATCAAGAGCTTATTTCAGGAATTAGAGATGGGCTTAAGTTAATGAAGGAAGGTGAGACAATTACCTTTATATTTCCATCGTACAAAGCATACGGATATTATGGTATAGAAGAAAAACTTGCCACAAATACACCTATTCAAAGTACAGTGACCTTAAAATCGATTGAAACAACAGAGAATAACTAA
- a CDS encoding DHH family phosphoesterase has translation MKNELAHQVKQLLNTSKQIVIVGHKNPDGDAIGSCLALSQFLDQLGHKTQVIMPNDFPDFLKWMPGCQDIIIYDKQKETAEAHLTAANIVCTLDFNALDRVGEMQGALESCQATFVMIDHHQAPGAYAAVTYSDVRMSSTAEMVYHFIAGLDGLELLSPSMATNLYTGIMTDTGSFRFPATSPTTHKVIAHLMEAGANGTQIHENIYDTNTPDRLRLLGLALQNMKILEPYNAAYITLSQEELDSNNFKKGDTEGFVNYALSVLGVKFAVIFIESKQDAIVKISFRSKGAFSVNEFARTHYNGGGHTNAAGGRSNKSLQETVTEFISILPNYKNALNTNA, from the coding sequence ATGAAAAATGAATTGGCGCATCAAGTAAAACAACTCCTTAACACCTCCAAACAAATTGTTATTGTAGGACATAAAAATCCTGACGGAGACGCAATAGGTTCATGTTTAGCTCTTTCTCAATTTTTAGATCAGCTTGGGCATAAAACGCAGGTTATCATGCCAAATGACTTCCCAGATTTTTTAAAATGGATGCCTGGATGTCAAGATATCATCATCTACGATAAACAAAAAGAAACAGCAGAAGCCCATCTAACTGCAGCCAATATAGTTTGTACATTAGACTTTAACGCTTTAGATCGTGTAGGAGAAATGCAAGGTGCCTTAGAATCATGTCAAGCTACTTTTGTGATGATAGATCACCATCAAGCGCCAGGAGCGTACGCCGCCGTTACATATAGTGATGTACGTATGAGCTCTACTGCCGAAATGGTCTATCATTTTATAGCAGGATTAGACGGATTGGAACTTTTGTCTCCGTCTATGGCAACAAATCTATACACAGGAATCATGACCGACACAGGAAGCTTTCGGTTTCCGGCCACCTCTCCTACTACCCATAAGGTAATTGCGCATCTCATGGAGGCCGGTGCTAATGGCACTCAAATTCATGAAAATATTTACGACACAAATACTCCAGACCGATTAAGACTTCTTGGTCTTGCCTTGCAAAACATGAAGATCTTAGAGCCTTATAACGCAGCATACATTACGCTTTCTCAAGAAGAATTAGACAGTAATAATTTTAAAAAGGGCGATACAGAAGGGTTTGTAAACTATGCACTTTCTGTATTGGGGGTTAAATTTGCTGTGATTTTTATTGAAAGCAAGCAAGATGCTATTGTAAAAATTTCATTCAGAAGTAAAGGTGCCTTTTCGGTAAATGAATTTGCACGAACTCATTACAACGGTGGAGGGCACACAAATGCCGCTGGGGGCAGAAGCAACAAATCGTTGCAAGAAACCGTTACTGAATTTATTAGTATATTGCCGAACTATAAAAATGCCCTGAATACCAATGCATAA